Proteins from a genomic interval of Candidatus Babela massiliensis:
- a CDS encoding ankyrin repeat domain-containing protein has translation MLRNFYIKYMVVMFLVSNYAVGMVVPKYNYELVAYAQLKQAKEVLELIDLGADVNSYDALGHTVLMFACQNDDINLIKTLIKKGADVTKQDVYGKTAISYTKSKAAKDLILATIFSKDIKVQDALKELALKSKKNKIGIQRSKKASSLKKCGSKKKRVRFAFQCGIAGCDEIFSNPKELINHEDSH, from the coding sequence ATGTTAAGAAATTTTTATATTAAGTATATGGTAGTTATGTTTCTTGTAAGTAATTACGCAGTAGGGATGGTTGTGCCTAAGTATAATTATGAATTAGTAGCTTATGCTCAATTGAAACAAGCTAAAGAAGTTTTAGAATTGATCGATTTAGGAGCAGATGTTAATTCTTATGATGCTCTTGGCCACACTGTTTTAATGTTTGCTTGTCAAAATGATGATATAAATCTAATCAAAACTTTAATTAAAAAAGGTGCTGATGTTACTAAACAGGATGTTTATGGTAAGACTGCTATTAGTTATACAAAATCTAAAGCTGCAAAAGATTTGATTTTGGCTACAATATTTAGTAAAGATATTAAAGTTCAGGATGCTTTAAAAGAATTGGCATTGAAAAGTAAAAAGAATAAAATAGGTATTCAGAGATCCAAGAAAGCTAGCAGTTTAAAAAAATGTGGCTCTAAAAAGAAAAGAGTTCGTTTTGCGTTTCAATGCGGCATTGCAGGATGTGATGAAATATTTTCAAATCCTAAAGAATTAATTAATCACGAAGATTCTCATTAG